In the genome of Rhopalosiphum padi isolate XX-2018 chromosome 1, ASM2088224v1, whole genome shotgun sequence, the window attaaatatcattaatacgAGATGAATATATTCATCACACATTAGTACATGTTACACAAAGATAATAGGGTTatctaataaagaaaaaaaaaggccAAATTGTAAGATCTTTATTTTAGAAACTGAtcacattattaaaatcaaaataactaagttatctaacttttttattttgtattaaatgaatggttaaaaatgcattttaatacttttaaatatattttattgaaaatgaaaatttatagttaatataatattaaatataggttaaGTACAAAgaagtattgtatttatattacgatacaacataaataataatactagtatgtaaaaaaaaaatatataaataaatttatttgaaaaatcagTTTGTCacaaatttaaaaccatttgtcagtattatttaatgaaaatttaaaaaaaagtatacagaatacgtattaaaataatctttttcgAAATGTTTGATACTTCTAaaatagaatttgaataataaaaaaaaaatacaagcatTTTTATCTAATAGATTACCAAGAAAGAAAACTTCtaaacaatacataaaaataaacttgagcCAAGAATCTTAAATactgtaatttgttttaaaacttagtaatacaaatttatttattcattcattTAAACATAACGAACACATAagccttatttttaataacatgttaataaataaaataaaatggacaCAGAAGaacaatttgtatattgtacatgcttcattattaaaaatacatttgtaaaattatattcattttaagcCTATAAACTTTATAGTATAAAGGAATAGACAAAGTTTGATTTTTTAGAACTACTAATTGATCCTGTAAGAGTGAAAACATGTAGGTCGCGATggattttcaacggaaaatttGGGACGTGGTCCTAAAAAGATTGAGAACCATTGATGTGTATAGtatgatatgaaaaataaaactacagtaggtaatttgtaataatatatatatatatatataatggtattattatagaaaacaatataatgtatcagAACTTAATGAGATACTTCAGatacatagtttttatatttaattgaccAGAAAAGAGATCAAAgtcagaataatttataatttattgaagaaaCATAGCTTTAGAGAGCGGTAAGTTTTTTGCAAAATCAGCATTATGTAAAGGACTCTAAAGTGTATACGACCTAATAAGTACGGAAAGATTTTAAAGTaagctataataaattaataaccataataattattgaattcttaaattcttaataaaatacaataaaagaaaaatagatGAGCGTTCGCTATTATGTGCCGTTGTAAAAATATAGGATCTAAATTTTCTAGAAATCGTGCAGTAAGtggatcattttttttaaactgtcaaTACCCATTATTGTTATCCATATTTAAAAAGtggttattaacaatatttgcgatattatattattatatttgatcatatgaatatattgtaaatttaaatgttgtttagTATCAATTCTATTAGTCTGAATATCAACATACTATCAATATTGTTATCAGTTTTCGGTATtactattagtaaaaatatagatgtacttattcgtttttaaaataaattacttacgatagaaaatattattagtaatgcaatgtttttttttcaaataagttaatcgttattaaataaaaaaataaaatttgttgattaaaataattttatttattttaacaataatatttgttggataaaaaatatttgattagttttaattgttttatattatttttcagttgtCTAACATAAAGTATGTAAATCAAAGTACAAATTCAATGGACTTACCATACAAAGTCTGAGATTGTTTACTGTTACCACTTTTAATCGTTGtcactcataaaatatataataatattggagaAATAAACATCCGCACTGTTAAACacgatgtttaaaaatatatataaaataaaatgttgtccatttgattatttaaaatattagaagaaATAGCGTCTATTTCTTTTGTCGGATAGTTATTATGTTTGCAACTGTTGAGTAATCAGTGATGGCTCGTCAGTATTAATAAGTCAAAGTTTAAGGTCTAGTAAGGTAGggatatatcatacatatttgcTCGTCTTATCATTAAGAAATGAGAAAACTCGTAATATCGATATTCAATGAATGAATTATGTCCAgcatttatgtaattaaaatattaaataatgattaatgactaaTGCGCATATCTATTTACAGTTTgaatatcgattattattaaattatttaataattaattaaacgaaAAATGGACATATTTTTTCGGATATCATTAATagagaaaatatgtatataatatgtgcctaTCAGaacgtgtaaatataataaaaataactattgttatatcatgttaaaaatgtataataagaaataaccgtaattaaataaattacactaataatatttttaattattttctcgaGTTTATTTTggggaaaaaaacaaaaacaattataagcgtttaattgtatttaatgacCGATTAAAGAACTGTCTGTATTGTTTTACAACcacgatataaaaaaaaacattgcgtTATATTATTGGGCTAATGACCAACACGtgaatttattaagtttatacaaATCCGGGACCATACTACCCAGTGTTGATCTACAATCTTATAATGCACAGGAAAATCGCAATCGTAGTTAAGATCGATGAATATCTATtggattaataaattgtttaatattcaaacctaagatttgaaaatgtaacaCAATGTTCCATGAAGATTTTGattaaaagaattataaaaaaaggttgAATGTAATTGTATGAAGTTTTGTTTATGAGTATCTGAcgtttaatttcttttaagtcATATGTGATCGGAAAATCAACGAATAATtctaagttatatattttacaatactggACGGCAATGGATGCAAAAGGAAATTACTCCCGTATAGTTTTACCAAGCCGCATGTAAAGCAATCAAGTTGTTGAGCTGTAGGCaacaatgtattaattaatactctgattatacatttaatattgatattttagattagaatatgatatgtttaatatgattaaatgtttttccatttaaaaataaaccattttccatacgtatttaatataaaattaactaaagacTTTAAAGGTTGTattctctattttttttaagaaacacTAAAAAGAACCAATatgtagttaatttttaaaagaaacaaatatttttacatacaaattaaaataattaatattcatgttATAGATTagggtttttttaaaattttataacaatgaaaatttaaataaaactatttatatatatatatatatatttacaaattataaaatcgattttaatagaaactaatttttaaacttattttaaaatttatattttctacgataaaataaaataagttaaattattgtgCTTCACAAGTCAGGTTAACACTTTAAGTAATAAACACCGAATAAAAAACGTAccatgattaattaataagtgcattttaaaagtttatttacggattttatttcatattttaacattttgcaGACACCATTGAagttcgaaaaataaaataatgtctgTAAGTAGTTTAAATGTGTCATTATCAATACTAATtctaacaaaacataaaaataataataaaacatttattagtttttcacaatattttataataatatacattatttataaatattcctagaatataaatattaagttaacaattagtaaaatagtaaaaaaaatatatagtaacttacaagtttataaatatatagtatacaaaagtaaaattacataataagaGTAACAATCACGCTTTACGTTCAcagatatttttcattttcatctcGTGTAATGTCATCGATTCAATTCCATTGAGATCAGGTTgaactgtataaataaaaacatatgaatgattaaatatacgcgaaataaattaaatatttattataaactatgccTTTAATTGTTGATGAAAACTTAAGGatttcgtttttaataaaacgcTGAACAAATCACTAGTCAATCGatgtgtttattaaaatgttatcgattgtaattttttacattGGTACCTACtactttttttatcaatttactattcaatttttttttgtgtctttaTACATAACACGTAATCGATAAAATGGTTCAATCTTCAACTATGAGGGTGGTTTCCGACaacaaattggatctagtttagGGACTTataacttttacgtatattatgaatttcactataattatacgtaatggcatttttaaaatacatagattaattttaaaatattatctatttattctaAGAACCTATTCAAACTGTTTTACAGCACAGTAGTATTatctcaaaagttaataatatatggtatacatttaaattattataataaataaatacaaataatattataaatgcaacgatttttgtaaaaactaaatagtaaaattaattactgaaataaaaatatcaaaatacatatCATGAAATGTAATTGTGGTATAGGCTGTCGGTAGCCagaatttttaatctattttttggAGAGGAAGTCGAATGCTTTAAAGAATAAAGATTGAACTAGAACTTTATTGTTGGATGGACTGAAATTCACTCAATTATACTGAGCTAACCTCTTTCCTACCGcgaatataaatagttaaaaagtaAGTAGTAAATACAAGTAGTTAAAAAGTTAGTGTCTGAAAACTGGAAGACAATTTATCGGATCAAATACGAAAATgtaatctaattatttaaaacaatatattgacCAGTGACTATgggttaaatattgtatattaaataattgtaatgatgACAGAACCGAACAAAAATAAGTtcgaatatttaaatagtagaaCCATGATGCAATGGATATATTGATTGCATttgaagatataatattataagctagCATATAGTTATTTAGTTTCAGTTATGAAGCAGTTATCGtagaacatacatttttacctatacAGATTTTGGAAAATGGGAAATGTCTCTCCTCGCTACTTCTGGCTACGGCATTAAtcgattgtataatatgtagttattataCATGCATGTGACATGCCATAGCCACATAGTGAAAGgctttttcagaaaaaaaatactatttcgtgaaataaaaacaatgtttttgaaaaaggTCACTGCATGGACACTTTTTGAGATTACATTGACAAcgctaatatttgaaattattttacgatttgACCATATACTTTTtgcaacattattataataaataaataaataacaattattaaaaaggtTAGATTAAAGAGTTTCAATGGAGTAATAAATGTatcgattttataatgatgtgtgtttttattttttaattttgttttattctatcataatattttgaaacaataataatttatttcagtttttgaGTGGTTTCTAGGAAAATTACATCTATAGTTGGTATTCTGTAGGttcaagaataaaaaatttactgtaccaacttttcaaaataatcaatattattaagattaagaaCAACGTCTAATGAAAGAATATCGAGAATTCACAATcaaaaattttgtataaaagcGTTTGGTAAAATTTTTCTACATATAAAAACCACCATCAAAGttgaatattaaatgaaattttctaCGCAAATGCTGTGATGGatagaaaaaaacttaatacCTACATTCTTTAttctcttaaaaatttaaaatttaaaaatacttattatttttgaataaaaatgtgagataaatattatgaattgctTTATAGAAATAAcagagttttattttttaatttacataatatgaaattcaaTATACCAAAAGATTCTCATTAtagattttttcatattttacaaaGTTTAAAAACTCAGTTTCAGCGAAATAGTCGATTTTACTAAACGATgaatacgaaataatatatcgtatatagtatattattatgtgcacatACTAAAATTAAGTTTCTTAGTAGAATCTTGTATCGGAGCCATAGATAAGATTTTAATGTTTAGCGTAGCTTCCAGTATAGCCGCTACACATTCTTTGGCGTTCATCAGTTCGAGTTGACATGACTCGGATTTTAGTTCATTTATCAAGGATTTGATTCCCtgcgaaataaaaaaatcaaagattAAAATTGAACGGTTCTAAACATAACACaaatcacattatataatattattttacacttatGATTTCCATCTACTTTGGgccgtgattttttttaatttatcacaagacgataaaaagaataaaatattaagttgtattatattataatgatattgttgTACTAAAACCAATATCACTGTGTAACATGGGCGTAGTTAGAATTTCAATCAGGGGGGGGCAGTGACGTAgccaattttaaatcattaaaactcaatttataaggtgtaagaaatataatttagtttgaaGTGTAAGGGGAGGGAACTTCCCCCCCTCTGCCCCACCTTTGCAACGCCGATGCTGTATAATATAGCAATTCAATTAGAATTTTTCTTATGGGTCGTCTGACaagagaatataataatattttacaaaaggcAGGGTAAGTGTTCGTACTTGGGCAGCCGTGAAATCGGTCTTGTCAAAATGCGCGCAGTCCACAACTATGAGATTCGGTTTGTTCGGGCGTTCCGAAGACGACATCTCGGCAATGACCCTCTGTCGCATGTAGTCTACGGCTGGGAATAGTAGTCCGCTGCTGGGCCTGACCACCCATTTTATGTAACCcgagttctaaaaaaaaaaaataagtttactgttcaaattatgtagttataatacaatgtaataatattgatatgttGTAACAGTTTCGTTGTTACAgctgaaaaattataatcaggTATTACTGTTAATtcatgtagaatataaaattgtctatcgaaaaattatataataaaaaaaaatggttctattctaaatattattattttgtgttcgtatttatttttaaatttcaaatggtTAATGTAATTCACTTACGATTTAatagtaacattattatatttttaattataatttataacagttgTATTACTTGtctgcaaattaaaaataagttataaactaaaatgatattattatatacttaaaaaaaaaatagttttataaatttatgtagtagtaaatacttacataacaaattaaattcttaACTTTTACTGTATACGATCGAACTAGAATTTTTTTACTAGTTGTAGCGAATcacttgtataaaaaatttagattgacataaataataataatataaatagaaaactCGTGAATTCAAAGgttggtaaattataaaataattcgtgGCGGAAACGAAAAAGACTTAATTTTTGAGTTTACTCACAGTTTCTTTTTCGATAGAAATCGATGGTCTGGCGCTGCGATAGAGCACGCACAGCAAGTCGACACAGATGCCGAACAGGAGTCCCAGTTCCACGTCGAATATCAAACATGCGACGAACGCGGTGGAAAACGGTATTAGATCACGTCCTGTGTAATAGAACCCAaagtattagataatataattgaagCCTTAACGTGTATTGTCAGCATTGTTAACATTGTTCCGTTTCAAACTATATTTGTACGTTTatacatttgttataataaacgaACAGTATATAAAGCGTCCCATTACACGAACCAGTGtcgtacctaatatataataatatgtgtatacggTACATATGTGTTTCTGCATACgatattataacaatgtattaaacataaaagaacaatgtatgtaatattataattcacagTGGTGTTATGGTAACGGAGAAAAAGATAAGTCTAAAATTCGGAGGACGTAATAATATATCCTCGTGGCCATCTATCTATTATGAACAATTATGTATATCAAAATCCCACTAATTCCAAATAGAGGCGTGTACAAGGGAGGAGAGTCTAAAGACGTATTTCTGAATTTGAAGAGAATTATAATTTGAAgataatgtcataataatatactttttgtcAAATGTTGTATTTTGAAAGCGTAATAGCGAATGGtataaaaaatcgtaaaatgcTCAACGCTTTAACTACTTCGTTAGACAATAGTGTTCATAAGTAGAAGTAATAATAGGTCTTTAGACTCTAATATACTCGTAGAtgacataattttgattttttttttagtacccgTCGGACAGAgacggtacatattatatatgtatatatcatatacattatacccgTAAATAACTCATATATAGAAGCAAACTTATGAAGTGACCTAGAAACCTATTGAGATATTTAAGTTGTAgcctattgttttaaatttgtaaattcaaTACTTTACTCGTATACtgctattaaattattcatatattatataacaacattATTACCTTTACTTAGTTGAAAAGTAATACTAAGTTATATtggataaatgtaataaatataggtattttatattataaatcgaaaaaagctaataaatggataaaaaataacattatttttaagttttgattaatttaaaaatatgcattttgttCTTTGTTCAACGATTATTATAGCCTTTAAAATCatgatgatataattaaaattacatcgAATTATAAAGtttgtgaaattaataaatgaaagaaCAAATGTAtggttttactattatataacaaaatgcaATTAACAATTCTAACAATAAGTACTAtagttagaaatatatataataatttacaaaactttttatataacaacaatctgttaaattatattcttgatTATCCAATATTAAACTGTTTTTGTTGCTATAATGTTGtaaagaacaatattttttaaaataatttccttcattaatattgtagtaagtatacaaagtacctatattgatttttaataagattgaTTTGAGTATAATTTGAagtacttatatactatatacttgaAATTCGGATACATAAACAAAtccaacttttaattattaattttttatcatggCAACCAGCTTAAAGCGAGTTTACATAATGTTGAAATACGTTACCTACaagttcaattatatatttagttatatacatatagtcatTTCAGTTTTAGTCTTGACAATAAACCATTAAGACGATTAGTcactgaataattataaatcaaatattagaaAGCCTTTAAATCTTTTGTATGAATTCTTATTCGTTGTTAAAGTATAAACTCAAGACTGAGGCTAAATATACTTTTGCAGGTTTAATTAGGTAAATTGCATTGTTTCAGATCACACAAAAAATTAACGGTTACTTACTGTTGGTTTTCCACAACGAAATCACCATGTCGTATCGAAACATTGAAGTCACCGCACATATAAGTACAGCGGACAAACTAGACTTGGGTATGTAATAGAGAAGTGGAGTCAAAAACAACAACGACAGCATGCCTAGTATAGCTATAAATCGGTTTTCAAAACGTTAAAAGTGTGCAAAACGTTCCGTTTAATGTTTGGTTATTTACTGGTAAATATTGAACTGAACGTTGTACGGACACCGGTAGTATGGTTAAGAGCTGACCTGGTCATACTTCCCGCAACCGGCATAGATCCCATAAACGAGCTGAAAATATTACAGAAACCCAACGCTATCATCTCTTGAGATGCATCGACGACTCTTCCACCGCCtacgaaataaaaaatggttaaattatttttctattattaataggtaatgattatattttgtcaatgtGATATTGAAATTCACCAGTTTTTATGCCCGATAGATGATTtcgaatattatttatcgttcaTTACACACACTACAAGTTAGGTTAACACATTTGAAATTAGTCTTTTaacaagtatacattttattataatttagcattacttattttattttattttagaatatactgGCTGAGCCCTTTTGTGCATAAACATgacaggtacctatatatattatggtttacaaaacaaaaaatacataaaattacctattaataGATAGATACGTGAAGATGTTAATGTGTTTTACAACAAAGTggaaatcattaataaataaagaaggACGTGAACTTAAAAGCATcacaaaaaaattactatacaatTGAATATGATAAAAGAGCTAATTAAAAGGTGTTATAAAAGAAAAGTGGAGTCCAAATTGGCATTATGCATCATATGTCTGATGGGTTCATTTAACAAGTAGTTGGTGAAACACAAGGGAACATAAAATGTTGTAGTCGAACGAGTGGTGCGCTGAGgaacttttaaatattgaaagtcGAGGAATCAAACCTACTATCTGGCAGTCCTTGTTGAATATAGTTTTAGTAAACATACACAACGTGTAGTCTTAaatctaaaactatattaagCTTGTATATACCGACATAAAATACGTGAGAAATGGGTGCTGCAGTAAAGTCGAGTGGGTAGCGTGAACGAAAAGTGAATGTGACGATACCCAAGTAGCCAGTAAGTATAAaactacaaacatattattttcaagatGGCACGGAGGCATACAGGCATATAGGATTTGCCTAGCACAGTGTATAAAATTAGGCACTGattttaaacattgaaaatcGGATTAACTTACTGAATGCCTTAGCGACTGACACTGTGCTCAAAATTGACACCAACGGAACAACTATCGCACCAGGCCATAACCTGGACAGACCTTCGAAAAATGTAAACTTCTCGTCTTCGTCTTCGTAGTCCGAAAACGGAAACCGAAATTGCGGTATCCCACTAGctatattacctaaataaaataaacggtgTACGgcgtaacaaatatattttgtttacaatcAGGAATGCGTTAAGTACTATAGTTATAATGTAACGTCATATCTACCTGTCAATACCAATGGCGACTGGCCTTgtctaattgaaaaatatgcgATTGTCGACGATACGACGACCACGAGAACATTGCTTCCGGTggtcaataaaaacaataacaccGAATACGTTTTTGCTTTCATTCCTTTAGCATtgacttttattgtttttaagctCTACAAACGATGCGTGCTCTTTAATCTGATGTTTAacttgtactatatatatatatatacacgaagtATACTCACCTTAAGTCCTATCAGTACGAATATACATATCAGTCCCATAGCGGTGTCTGCTATTCGAAAGTGTTCAATGTTTTCAACAAACTTTATCCACATTTCCATACAGTTTTTGGCGTCAAATGAAATGCCGAACAATCCTTTCAACTGCGACGATGCCATGATAATAGCCGCCGCCGATGTAAATCCACCCGTCACTGGCATCGAAACGAATTCCACGACGAATCCTACACAACACGAGAGAaggataagtaaataaaaaaccgATTTAGACGTTATTTACTTTGAATGGAAGTGCGTACGGGTCGGTGTAAATAAGTTTCGCGTACTGAGtgctattttttatagttattgtccACAGACTGGAGAATCGAACGCCactaatattttgatgtattaaacgttaaaacaatatgtattgctcttataattttttattaaatttatatcatttaatggTGATGGATTGTCAGGCAGACTTAATAAGATCATTCGATTTTCGATCAATATAATACGGAACTTTTACGAGTATACTGactcattatttttcaaaaattaatataaaaccgaTTAGGTTAGAAAAACATACTCGAAAGGTATTTTAATTCAGATGCGTACAACGAGGGAATTTTTTGTCAGTTATAGATTTACGTAAATTGTTTGGCGTATTACGCCATCGTTTTATCTGTGTGAAActgtacttataaaattattgcatGTCAACGCTGTTGTGTTTTTATAGCACTTTTAGATCATTTTCGTGATAATTTGTAttccattattttatagtttaattaatagaGTAAATACCGTATGAATTTATTTAGCAAGTCAAACaccgtgtaataaaatattttatacgattgcTGGCACAGAGTCGGTACAGTCGGAGAGCATATTGTTTTATTCCGCGCAAAAGTgctactatttaatttatgtcctcgtaataacacattatatacCCGATTAGAGAATTAGATTATTTAGAAAACCACTAACTATGGGAATCGTATATGAATTATTGAGACGTAGTATCTAATCAGTCTCTAAACATGCAATTCGTTTAAGCCTATTCGAAGAGACGTAACGACAACGACAtcaataaacgataatataatatttacatcgataaaataatacatttttcaaatttttttatttttttttcgtacgtTATAATGATTTCTTACCACACCGTTAAATGGAATGGAAATAAATTGCGGTTCGTTCTAATTTTATTCGATAACAAACTTGCTGTACCTAAGCGCAAAAGTCCACATATGAGCTCGACAATTCCAGACACGAAACAGAGAATTACCGCCGTGGTTGGTAACGCTGGATTGACGTAGTTGAACGTGAGCAATGCAACGACGGACGCAGGACCGATAGTAATTTGCCGTACTGAtccaaatattatgtacatcacGCTACCGAAGCATGCAGCATACAATCCAAACTAACAAAACAATTCATAATGATCAATAAC includes:
- the LOC132932209 gene encoding sodium-independent sulfate anion transporter-like is translated as MVHTGSCGDRLHDILVSYLPILTWMPKYKKSDLLYDAVSGITVALTLMPQSIAYASLAGLDPLFGLYAACFGSVMYIIFGSVRQITIGPASVVALLTFNYVNPALPTTAVILCFVSGIVELICGLLRLGFVVEFVSMPVTGGFTSAAAIIMASSQLKGLFGISFDAKNCMEMWIKFVENIEHFRIADTAMGLICIFVLIGLKSLKTIKVNAKGMKAKTYSVLLFLLTTGSNVLVVVVSSTIAYFSIRQGQSPLVLTGNIASGIPQFRFPFSDYEDEDEKFTFFEGLSRLWPGAIVVPLVSILSTVSVAKAFSGGRVVDASQEMIALGFCNIFSSFMGSMPVAGSMTRSALNHTTGVRTTFSSIFTTILGMLSLLFLTPLLYYIPKSSLSAVLICAVTSMFRYDMVISLWKTNRRDLIPFSTAFVACLIFDVELGLLFGICVDLLCVLYRSARPSISIEKETNSGYIKWVVRPSSGLLFPAVDYMRQRVIAEMSSSERPNKPNLIVVDCAHFDKTDFTAAQGIKSLINELKSESCQLELMNAKECVAAILEATLNIKILSMAPIQDSTKKLNFIQPDLNGIESMTLHEMKMKNICERKA